The Bradyrhizobium diazoefficiens genome contains the following window.
AATTGTCGCCACGTGCTGGGAGCGCTGACGTCCCCGTCGGCCCGCCGCATCAGCCCTTGAGCGCGGTGACGACCACCTCGATCAGCGCGCCGCCGCCGAGATCAGCGACGCCGACGGTGGCGCGGTCGGCAAATTGTCACCGAAGAACTCGATCCAGGCCGCGTCCATCTCCTTCTTCTTGGGGAGATCCGTGACGAAGATCGAAGCGCTGACGACACGCGACTTGTCGGTTCCGGCTTCCTTCAGATAGCCGGCGATCTTGCCGAGGATATTGCGGGTCTGGTCGCCCATCGAGACGGAGGTGTCATCGGCGATGGTTCCGCCGACGAAGACGAAGCCGTTGGCTTCGACGGCGCGATGCATGATGGGCGTACGGATGCTGCGGGTGATGCTCATGATGTTCTCTCGTTAGAGCGTGGAAGGATGGAAGCGGTCGATGCCGAGATCCCCGACGCGGGTCTGGGTGCCCCCGTTGACGATCAGCTCCGCCATCACGGCGCCGGCGCCGGGGCCGAGCTGAAAGCCGTGCAGCGAGAAGCCGAACTGGTGATAGAGCCCCTTGTGGCGGCTGCTCGGCCCGAGCACGGGAATGTCGTCCTTCATCTTCGCTTCGATGCCGGCCCAGGCGCGCATGATCGTCGCATCGCGCATAACAGGAAACAGCTCGAACACGGTGCGCGCGCTGATCGCAAGGCTCTTCCAGTCCAGCACCGTCTCGTTGCGGTCCTGATAGGGCGTCGCCAGATGACCGCCGCCGATCAGCACGGTGCCGTTCTTGAATTGCTTGAAGGAGAGTTTTCGGCCGCGCAGGATCACGACGGGGTCGATGAAATGCGGCACGCGCGAGGTGATCATCAGCATCGGCGCCACGGTCTCGACCGGAACGGGCTCGCCGAGGGCGGCGGCAATGTTCCCGGCCCAGGCACCGGCAGCATTGACCAGCACCGGCGCAGCGAAACTCTCGGCGCCGACATCGACGTGCCAGAGGCCATCGCTGCACCGGATATTGCTGGCCGCCACGCCCTCGCGCACGGTCGCCCCGAGCCGCTCGGCCTTGCGCCGGAACGCGGTCGTCGTCTGCGCCGGATTGGCGGCGCCGTCGCGGCGCGAGACCACACCGCCGGGACAGGTCTCGGCCACGGCGGGCACCAGCCGCCGCAACTCGGCTCCGTCGATCAGCTCCTCATGGGTGAAGCCGAGCGCGTTGAGCTCGGCCACACGTGCACGGCAGACCGCGAGCTCCTCCTCATTCTCCGCGACCAGCACCTGGCCGTAGCTTTCGAAACTGCAATCGTCGTCGACGAGATCCTTGATCTTTTCCCAGATCCCCATCGAGCGGATCGACAGCGGGATTTCGGGAATGTGCCGCGCCAGCTGGCGCACGCCGCCAGCGTTGACTCCCGAAGCGTGCCGGCCGGCATAGTCCTTCTCGATCAGCACCGGCTTCAGGCCGGCGAGACACAGATGCAACACGGTCGAGCATCCGTGGATGCCGCCGCCGACGACGATTGCATCCACATTTTTCGTCATCCGCGCACCACCGCCTTGACGTCGGCCTCGCTCTTCGGAACGGCGGCGAGCTCGGCCAAGGTGATCGGCTTGACCGGCGCGCGCAGCCGGTAATAGCCGATCTCCTGCGGGGTCTTGCCGCGCGCCTGTGCCATCAGCTCGGTGACGGTAAGGCCGCAGAGCCGGCCTTGGCACGGACCCATGCCGGTGCGGCGATAGGCCTTGAGCTGGTTGGGCCCCGTCGCGCCGATCGCGACGGAGTCGAGGACGTCCTTGGCCGTCACTTCCTCACAGCGGCAGACGACGGTGTCGCCCGAGGGGATACGGAATTGCGGCGCGGGGCGGAACAACGTGTCGAGGAAGGTGCGACCTCGCTCGGCCTTGGCGAGATCCGCCCGCAATGTGGCCATCGCGGGAAGCTTCGCAGCGGCTGCTGGCGCCAGTGCCTCCAGCGCCGCACACGCCGCGATGCGGCCGCGCACCACCGCTGCATTTGCGCCACCGATGCCGGCGCCGTCGCCGGCGATCGCAATGCCGGCGACCGACGAGTTGCCGCTGGCATCGAGCACTGGCGACCAGCACAATTGCAGATCGTCCCAGCCGTGCTCGACACCAGCCGACATCGCCAGATTGACGTTAGGGACGACGCCCTGATGCAGCAGCAGGAGATCGGCGGGAATGGCCTCGCGCTTGCCGCCCGAGACATAGCTGACGCTCGCGAGCTGGCCGTCGCCGGACGCCGCAAGTTCGGTGACGCCGGAGACAACCTGCACCTTCGCCTTCACCTCGCGCATCATCGACAGGCCCTTGGTGAAATAGGGCGAGGTCAGGAAGGAGAAGGCGTGCGGCAGCGCGGCGAAATAGTTGCCGCGCTCGGTGGTGTCGAGGATACGGTCGATGCGGCCGCCGAGCCGCAGGATCTGCGCAGCAAGCAGCCAGAGCAACGGCCCCTGCCCCGCGATCACGGTGCGGCCATCCGGGACCAGCGCCGACGATTTCAGCATGATCTGCGCCGCGCCCGCCGTCATCACGCCCGGCAATGTCCAGCCGGGAATCGGAAACGGCCGCTCCAGCGCTCCGGTCGCGAGGATCACGCGCTTGGCCTTGACGAAGGCCGAGGCGCCGCCGATGGAGACGGCGATGTCGAGATTGCGATCGAGGCTCCAGACCGTGGCGAGATGAATGACCTCGGCGTTGCTGGCGCGGAGCGACTGCACGAGATCGGCTCCGACCCAATAGTCGGCGCCAAGCTGGCTGCGCTCGGTCACGGGTGTCGAAGAAATCGCGCGAAACACCTGTCCACCGGGGCCGATGTTCTCGTCGAGCAGCAGCGTCGTGAGACCAGCTTCGGCGGAGGTTGCGGCGGCGGCGAGGCCTGCCGGCCCGGCGCCGATCACCACGACATCGTATTCTTCGCGCTGGGGAGCCATGGTCATTTTCCGACCTCCCGCTTGCCCTTTTGGATCTCGATTTGCATACCCTCGACAACCGGCACGAGGCAGCCCTGGCGGTTGCCGACACCGTCGATGGTGACGAGGCAGTCGAAGCACACGCCCATCATGCAATAGGGCAACCGCGGCGCGCCGCTCACCGCGGTGGAGCGACGCGCGTCTTCACCGGAGGCCAGTAGCGCCGCGGAGACGGTGTCGCCCTGGCGCGCCGCAACGGCAACGCCGTCGACGAAGATTTGGACCTGCGATCGCTTGTCCTGTTCGGATCGTCTAAACATGGGATGCCTCTTGGCTCCTTCAGTATTTCTAGTAACCGCTGTTGTTCGCTGATCCCGCGCCGCCAAAGCGGCTCGCGGAGAACGCGCCGACCAGCTCCGGCTCGAGCGCGCCCTGCGCCACCATGCGCGCGATCTCGAAGGCGTGGTTCGAAGCGAGCGTCACGCCGGAATGGCAGCAGGCGACGAAGGCGCCGGGATGGGTCTCCGACTGGTCGTAGATTGGAAAACCGTCCTGCGGCATGACGCGGATGCCGGCCCAGCTCCTGACCACGTTGAGCCGAGCCAGATGCGGGAACATCCGCTGGGCGCGATCGGTCATCACGGCGCTGATCGAATGCTTCAGCGTGCGATCGTCGAGCTCGTCCTCCTTGCTGTCGCCGATCATCACGGTGCCCTCGTCGGTCTGGCGAATCGTGGTCAGCGGATGCGGCAGGAACGGCATGGTGCGCTCGGTCACCACGATCTGGCCGCGGGTCGGGCCCATCGGCGCTGAGAGGCCGACCACTGGCGCCAGCGTCTGGTTGGCATTGCCGGCGGCGAGCACGATTTTGGCAGCGCGAAGCTCGCCCTTTGGCGTGGTCAAACGGAATTCGCCGCCGCTCTTGCTGATCGCCGAGACCGGCCGCTCCGGGAAATAGTCGATCCCGAATGCCTGGAAGCCGGTGTGGAACGCGCGAAAGGTGCGCAGCGAATTGACGTGGCCGTCGAGCGGACAATAGCTGCCGCCGGACACTTCCGGGCCGATCAGCGGCAGCGACTTCTTCACGTCGGATGCGGACAGCATCTCCATGTTGTAGTCGGCCGCGCCGGCTTGATTATGCATGCGCTTGACGAGTTCGGTGCGCTGGCCGAATTCGTCCTCGCCGAGCGTCAGATGGAAGCCGCCATTCTGCTGAAGCGCGACGTCAAGTCCCGTCTGTTGCTTCAGCTCGGACGCAAGCCGGCCCCACGCTTGGGACGCCTGCACGGTCCAGACCGTATAGGCCGGCATGCCGAGCCCCTTGCTCTGCACCCAGACCAGCGCAAAATTCGCGCGCGAGGCACGCTTGGTGATGTCGCCCTCGTCGAGCACGGCGACGCGCTTGCCGAGCCGGCCAAGGCCCCAGGCAATGGCGGAGCCGAGCAGTCCGCCGCCGACGACGGCGACGTCGTAATCTGTTCGCATGAATTCTCCTATCGTCCCGTATCGCCCTTGCCGGCAAGCACACGGTCGAGCCCGTAGAAGCGGTCGAGCAAAATGAGGGCGGTCATGGTAACAGCGATCACGCAGGCCGAGACCGACGTCACCAGCGGATCGATGTTGTCCTGGATGTAGAGGAACATGCGCACCGGCAACGTCTCGGTGCCGGGTGCCGCGAGGAAGACGGTCATGGTGAGATCGTCAAAGGACTGGATGAAGGCGAGCGCCCAGCCGCTGATGACGCCCGGCAGGATCAGCGGCAAGGTCACGCGGCGAAACAGCGTCCAGCCGCCGGCGCCGAGCGAAACCGCGGCCATCTCGACTGAAAGATCCATGCCGGTCGCCGCCGCCAGCGTCAGCCGCAGCGCGAACGGAAACACGATGATGACATGCGCGATGATCAGCGCCAGGAAGCTGCCGCCGAGGCCAGCCGAGGTGAAGAAACGCAGGAAGGCGATGCCGAGCACGACGTGCGGGATCATCAGCGGCGACAGGAACAGTGCCGCAAGCGCATCTCGGCCG
Protein-coding sequences here:
- a CDS encoding FAD-binding oxidoreductase, with amino-acid sequence MRTDYDVAVVGGGLLGSAIAWGLGRLGKRVAVLDEGDITKRASRANFALVWVQSKGLGMPAYTVWTVQASQAWGRLASELKQQTGLDVALQQNGGFHLTLGEDEFGQRTELVKRMHNQAGAADYNMEMLSASDVKKSLPLIGPEVSGGSYCPLDGHVNSLRTFRAFHTGFQAFGIDYFPERPVSAISKSGGEFRLTTPKGELRAAKIVLAAGNANQTLAPVVGLSAPMGPTRGQIVVTERTMPFLPHPLTTIRQTDEGTVMIGDSKEDELDDRTLKHSISAVMTDRAQRMFPHLARLNVVRSWAGIRVMPQDGFPIYDQSETHPGAFVACCHSGVTLASNHAFEIARMVAQGALEPELVGAFSASRFGGAGSANNSGY
- a CDS encoding ABC transporter permease, translated to MRRNGPLALIFHTVFVTVMVAPILVVCLVAFTPEGFLSLPTNGFSLRWFKAIAQYPEFIHAFWISLGLGALSSFVALLFAVPAALAIARYRFRGRDALAALFLSPLMIPHVVLGIAFLRFFTSAGLGGSFLALIIAHVIIVFPFALRLTLAAATGMDLSVEMAAVSLGAGGWTLFRRVTLPLILPGVISGWALAFIQSFDDLTMTVFLAAPGTETLPVRMFLYIQDNIDPLVTSVSACVIAVTMTALILLDRFYGLDRVLAGKGDTGR
- a CDS encoding FAD-binding oxidoreductase yields the protein MTKNVDAIVVGGGIHGCSTVLHLCLAGLKPVLIEKDYAGRHASGVNAGGVRQLARHIPEIPLSIRSMGIWEKIKDLVDDDCSFESYGQVLVAENEEELAVCRARVAELNALGFTHEELIDGAELRRLVPAVAETCPGGVVSRRDGAANPAQTTTAFRRKAERLGATVREGVAASNIRCSDGLWHVDVGAESFAAPVLVNAAGAWAGNIAAALGEPVPVETVAPMLMITSRVPHFIDPVVILRGRKLSFKQFKNGTVLIGGGHLATPYQDRNETVLDWKSLAISARTVFELFPVMRDATIMRAWAGIEAKMKDDIPVLGPSSRHKGLYHQFGFSLHGFQLGPGAGAVMAELIVNGGTQTRVGDLGIDRFHPSTL
- a CDS encoding (2Fe-2S)-binding protein — translated: MFRRSEQDKRSQVQIFVDGVAVAARQGDTVSAALLASGEDARRSTAVSGAPRLPYCMMGVCFDCLVTIDGVGNRQGCLVPVVEGMQIEIQKGKREVGK
- a CDS encoding NAD(P)/FAD-dependent oxidoreductase, encoding MTMAPQREEYDVVVIGAGPAGLAAAATSAEAGLTTLLLDENIGPGGQVFRAISSTPVTERSQLGADYWVGADLVQSLRASNAEVIHLATVWSLDRNLDIAVSIGGASAFVKAKRVILATGALERPFPIPGWTLPGVMTAGAAQIMLKSSALVPDGRTVIAGQGPLLWLLAAQILRLGGRIDRILDTTERGNYFAALPHAFSFLTSPYFTKGLSMMREVKAKVQVVSGVTELAASGDGQLASVSYVSGGKREAIPADLLLLHQGVVPNVNLAMSAGVEHGWDDLQLCWSPVLDASGNSSVAGIAIAGDGAGIGGANAAVVRGRIAACAALEALAPAAAAKLPAMATLRADLAKAERGRTFLDTLFRPAPQFRIPSGDTVVCRCEEVTAKDVLDSVAIGATGPNQLKAYRRTGMGPCQGRLCGLTVTELMAQARGKTPQEIGYYRLRAPVKPITLAELAAVPKSEADVKAVVRG